From Chlamydiifrater volucris, one genomic window encodes:
- a CDS encoding insulinase family protein produces MKAGDSYRNFVIRSYREIPEIESVLLEAEHKPTGASIMMIMHDDDENVFNISFRTCPETSNGVAHVLEHMALCGSVNYPVRDPFFSMTRRSLNTFMNAFTGSDFTCYPAASQIPEDFYNLLSMYIDAAFHPLLAENAFLQEGWRLELEDGELIFNGVVFNEMKGALMSGESRLAEALNASLFPSVTYGVNSGGDPKEIPSLTLDDIKSFHESNYTLSRCLFYFYGNIKPSAHLDFLEEKLLRDVKKVDKTVFSMPLQKRFKEPVRQILSYPADPGQKDKVLFGLSWLTCSILEQQELLAINVLELVLMGTDAAPLKSCLLKSGYCKQADLVIDNEIREIPVTLVCKGCSPEGARELEGLIFSTLEDIANTGLSENLVEGAIHQLELSRKEITGYSLPYGLSLFFRAGLLKQHGGDPADALRIHSLFSTLREKIKDRTYLPGLIRKYFLSNTHFSRIIMVPDPELNAKESEEERKRLSEIGLELTDEDRVRIERVSQQLEEYRSAEEDIDAVLPGITLDKIPPTGKEYDLVVVEADYGKVYHHECFTNDIIFVDIVADLPALTKEELPWLRLLAFLMPQLGCGGRNYKEHLEFLLENTGGVDVSYEWSSQAKDPSILKPSISLRGKALSTRASQLFSVLSDLKTTVDFSDIRRIGELLMQHEEALTNSIRNNPMGYAIGEACSALSTASAVSYLSSGIPYVRKICELVKLFKENPDEVINNLKTLYAKCFQGEKSLLVSCNKALFGVLQDENFFGVLRESSSETLKEWKTPEILLEATSKAYEIPVRAAFNVLAFPLGDFSYEDPDSAALLVAAEILDNVILHTKVREQGGAYGSGASVNLSRGVFYCYSYRDPEISVTKKAFYEALEAVANGDFKDKDVREGILGVVQDIDSVIPPGGRASAAYFRLRSGRNPIARQEFRKNLLSVSKEQVTTAFSRWLSSQKENSVFVTFSGREMLNESSDVVEDLSVCAPVS; encoded by the coding sequence ATGAAGGCTGGAGATTCATATCGTAACTTTGTTATACGGTCGTATAGAGAAATTCCAGAAATCGAAAGCGTTTTGTTAGAAGCTGAGCACAAGCCTACAGGTGCTTCTATCATGATGATTATGCATGATGATGATGAGAATGTATTCAATATCAGTTTTCGCACTTGTCCTGAAACCTCTAATGGGGTTGCACATGTTTTAGAACACATGGCTCTCTGCGGATCCGTAAACTATCCTGTTCGTGACCCATTTTTTTCCATGACTCGAAGAAGTTTGAACACATTCATGAACGCTTTTACGGGTTCAGATTTCACCTGTTATCCAGCGGCCTCCCAGATACCTGAGGATTTTTATAACCTTCTTAGCATGTACATAGATGCAGCCTTTCATCCCTTGCTGGCGGAAAATGCTTTCCTCCAAGAAGGGTGGAGGTTAGAGTTAGAAGATGGAGAGTTGATCTTTAATGGTGTTGTTTTTAACGAAATGAAAGGCGCTTTGATGTCTGGGGAGTCTCGCTTAGCGGAAGCTCTTAATGCATCTCTGTTTCCTTCGGTTACTTACGGAGTAAATTCCGGAGGAGATCCCAAAGAGATTCCTTCGTTGACTCTAGATGACATAAAAAGTTTCCATGAATCTAATTACACCTTGAGTCGATGTTTATTTTATTTTTACGGCAACATTAAGCCATCTGCGCATTTGGATTTTTTAGAAGAAAAATTGCTCAGAGACGTCAAAAAGGTGGACAAGACTGTGTTTTCGATGCCTTTGCAGAAGCGTTTTAAGGAGCCAGTAAGGCAAATATTATCTTATCCGGCGGATCCTGGGCAAAAAGACAAGGTTTTGTTTGGGTTGTCGTGGTTGACTTGTTCCATTTTGGAGCAGCAAGAGCTTTTGGCCATTAATGTTTTAGAGTTGGTTTTAATGGGCACTGACGCTGCTCCTCTCAAAAGTTGTTTGTTAAAATCCGGTTACTGTAAGCAAGCAGATTTAGTTATTGATAATGAGATTCGAGAGATCCCCGTGACCCTGGTTTGTAAAGGTTGTTCTCCTGAAGGAGCTAGAGAGCTTGAAGGGCTGATCTTTTCCACGTTGGAGGACATTGCTAACACAGGACTTTCTGAAAATTTAGTGGAAGGAGCTATTCATCAATTAGAGCTCTCTCGCAAAGAGATAACAGGTTATTCTCTGCCTTACGGTTTGTCATTATTTTTCCGAGCTGGACTTCTCAAGCAGCATGGGGGAGATCCTGCTGATGCGTTAAGAATTCACAGCTTATTCTCAACCCTTAGGGAAAAAATTAAAGACCGTACTTATTTGCCTGGGTTGATTCGAAAATATTTCTTAAGCAATACGCACTTTTCTCGCATTATAATGGTTCCGGATCCGGAGTTAAATGCTAAAGAAAGTGAGGAAGAAAGGAAGCGATTATCGGAGATAGGCTTGGAATTAACTGATGAAGATCGGGTGAGGATAGAACGGGTTTCTCAGCAATTGGAGGAGTATCGTTCGGCGGAGGAAGATATAGATGCTGTTTTGCCTGGAATAACTTTAGACAAAATTCCCCCGACAGGGAAGGAGTATGATTTGGTTGTTGTCGAGGCTGATTATGGCAAAGTTTACCATCACGAGTGTTTCACCAACGATATTATCTTTGTTGATATTGTTGCAGATTTGCCAGCTCTTACCAAGGAAGAGCTGCCTTGGTTGCGTCTCTTAGCTTTCCTCATGCCACAGCTGGGGTGTGGAGGAAGGAATTACAAGGAGCACTTGGAATTTCTTCTAGAAAATACGGGAGGGGTAGATGTTTCTTACGAATGGTCATCTCAGGCCAAGGATCCTTCTATTCTAAAACCTTCGATAAGTCTCAGAGGCAAAGCTTTGTCTACGAGAGCATCGCAGTTGTTTTCTGTCCTTTCCGACTTAAAAACTACTGTAGATTTTTCCGACATTAGGAGAATTGGCGAGCTGCTGATGCAGCATGAGGAAGCTCTGACAAATAGCATCCGGAATAACCCCATGGGATATGCTATAGGGGAGGCCTGTTCAGCTTTATCGACTGCTTCGGCAGTTTCTTATCTTTCCTCAGGGATCCCTTATGTGCGTAAGATTTGCGAGTTGGTAAAGCTATTTAAAGAAAATCCTGATGAAGTCATAAATAATTTGAAAACTTTGTATGCGAAGTGTTTTCAGGGGGAGAAATCCCTTTTGGTGAGCTGCAATAAGGCTCTTTTTGGGGTTCTTCAAGATGAAAATTTCTTTGGTGTGTTGAGGGAGAGTTCGTCAGAGACTTTGAAGGAATGGAAGACTCCTGAGATTTTGTTGGAAGCAACGTCTAAAGCTTACGAGATTCCTGTGCGAGCGGCCTTCAATGTTTTGGCTTTTCCTTTGGGAGATTTTAGTTATGAAGATCCTGATTCTGCTGCTTTGCTCGTTGCTGCTGAGATACTAGATAATGTCATTCTACATACGAAAGTTCGAGAGCAGGGCGGAGCTTATGGGTCAGGAGCTTCCGTTAATCTATCCCGAGGAGTTTTCTACTGTTACAGTTATAGAGATCCAGAAATTTCTGTTACTAAGAAAGCTTTTTATGAAGCTTTAGAGGCTGTTGCTAATGGAGATTTTAAAGATAAGGACGTAAGAGAGGGTATTCTTGGTGTCGTTCAAGATATAGATTCAGTTATTCCTCCTGGGGGGCGTGCTTCAGCAGCATACTTCCGCTTGCGTTCAGGGAGAAACCCAATTGCTCGCCAAGAATTTAGGAAGAATTTATTAAGTGTCTCGAAGGAGCAAGTGACGACAGCTTTCTCTCGTTGGCTTTCCTCTCAGAAAGAAAACTCGGTATTTGTAACTTTCTCCGGTAGAGAGATGTTAAATGAAAGTTCAGATGTTGTAGAAGATCTTTCAGTCTGTGCTCCAGTTTCATAA